A stretch of DNA from Basfia succiniciproducens:
CCGCATATTCCAACCAAATCAGGCTTAATGGTAGGATTGGGCGAGACAAACGAAGAAATTTTAAACGTGATGCAAGACCTGAGAAACAACGGGGTAACCATGCTGACCTTAGGGCAATATTTGCAGCCAAGCCGTTTCCATTTACCGGTCGCCCGTTATGTGCCGCCTGAAGAATTTGACGAATTCCGCACCAAAGCGGAAGTCATGGGCTTTGAACACGCAGCCTGCGGTCCGTTTGTGCGTTCTTCTTACCATGCGGATTTACAAGCCAGCGGCGGATTGGTGAAGTAATAAACAGATCTTAAGCAAAAAGTGCGGTAAAAAATTCGAAAATTTTTACCGCACTTTTTTATCGTTATTTTTTATTACAAAGAGTAAGCCCGATAACAATCAGCAAAGAGCTAATCAAATGATAGCCGTGCAACTGTTCACCCAACACTAAAATGCCAAGTGCCGCCGCAAAAAGCGGGGTAGCGTTGGTGAACGCGGCGCCTTTTGTCCCGCCTACAATAGTCATACCGTAATTCCAGAACCCGTAAGAGAGAATTGAAGGACCGATTATGAGATAGAGAATAATCATCCATTGGCCATAAGTCAGCTCACTGATAATCTGTAGATTTTCGGTATTCAATTGAGAAAGAAACACCGGTGTGAAAATTATCATAGCAATGCCGACTTGTGCGGTCAGCATAACGGAATTGCCGATTTCTTTAGGTCTCAACCGGATAATGCTGCAATAAACCGACCAACTGACGGCTGATCCGATAGCCCATAAATCTCCTTGATTTACGTTAAACGTCAGCAGTCGGCTAAGATCTCCGTGACTTAGTAGCCACAATACGCCGATAAAGCTAATTAACGCCCCGATAAAAACGGGAAAGCGAATAGTATCTTTAAAACAAATCCGGTTTAAAAACATCACCACAATCGGTACCACGGCAAGATAAATACTGGCGTTTAGCGCAGTGGTGGTTTGCAAACCCTGATATAAAAATACGGGGAAAATCAACACGCCTAGTAATGCAAGTGCGGTTAAAATTTGCCAATTTTTGCGAATAATATGCCGTTGCTGAGGAAGATATTTAGCAAACAGCAGCAGTAAAATAATTGCGGCGGGCAGCCAGCGTAAATAATTTAAAATAATCGGCGGAATTACATGGCTCAGGATTCGGCCGAACATATAGTTACCGCCCCAAAAGAAGGTGGCAAGAATAAGGCAGAAATAACCATAACCTTTGCTTTGGGTAAAATGCGGCATTAACACTGACCTCGTTCGATAATAATACCCACATTACGGGCTTCGGCAACCGCTTTAGGTTTGCTTAATTTCAGCTTAATCCATTTTATGCCGAATTCTTTTTGCAATTGTTCGGCAACTTCATTCGCCACCCGTTCAATTAATAAAAAAGGCTTCGATTGAATATATTGAATAATAAATTGACTGACTTCCGCATAATTTAAGCAATAACTCACATTGTCGGTTTCTGCCGCTTTGCTGCTATCCCATGCCATCTCAATATCAAAGATAAGACGCTGTTTGATTTGTTGCTCCCAATCATAAACGCCGATTTGGGCAAAAACGGTTAATTCTTCAATAAAAATGCGATCGATCATAAGGTTTCCTATTATTGCTGAAATATAATTGGCTATATGCTATCAATTTTAGGTAGAATAAACGAACTATTTATCGCATTTCACTCATGTTATGAGCGAAAGGTTATCTTTAAGGTGAGTCCGATGAGCTTTTTTGCCATTTTATACATGCTGGCGACCTATTTTTTAGGATCAATTTCAAGCGCAATTTTAATTTGTCGGCTTGTAGGATTGCCGGATCCTCGGCAAAGCGGATCCGGTAACCCGGGTGCGACTAATGTGTTACGTATTGGCGGGCGCTGGGCTGCATTAGCCGTGCTGATTTTTGATATTTTAAAAGGTATGATTCCCGTTTGGTGTGGTTATTACCTCGGTTTAACTCCTTTTGAGCTGGGTATGGTGGCATTAAGTGCTTGTCTTGGACATATTTTTCCGATTTATTTTAAATTCCGCGGCGGGAAAGGTGTTGCAACGGCATTCGGCGCTATTGCTCCGATTAGCTGGGGAATTGCCGGCGCAATGTTAGGTACTTGGGGAATTATTTTTTTACTCAGCGGTTATTCTTCTTTGAGCGCCGTTATCGCCGCACTGGTAACACCGTTTTATGTGTGGTGGATTCGTCCCGAATTTACTTTTCCTGTAGCATTAGTTTGTTGTTTGTTGGTTTATCGCCATCATGAAAATATCCAGCGTTTATGGCGCGGGCAGGAAGATAAAGTTTGGGCTAAATTCAAAAAGAAAGAAGATTCGCAAGGCGAATAAAGCTTCCCCCTCCGCCTTGCAGGCACCTCCCCCAACTACGTGGGGGAGGGAACGCTGTGGAATGCCGTTGGCGCTGTCGAAATACGAAAAATTTCGCTCCCCCACGAAGCTGGGGGAGCTGTCACGCAGTGACTGAGGGGGGAAAAATCCGATTATTCAAATCGCATTACGTTAACCGAATGAAATAGATCAGTTAAACCCGCGCTTCCCCCTCCGCCTTGCAGGCACCTCCCCCAACTGCGTGGGGGAGGGAATGGGCTGAATGATATTAGCGCTGTCGAAATACGAAAAATTTCGCTCCCCCACGAAGCTGGGGGAGCTGTCACGCAGTGACTGAGGGGGAAAAATCCGATTATTCAAACCAAATCACCGTCGCCATGCGACCGGTATTGATATCTCGACGGAAAGAAAAAAACTTATCCTGTTCCTCATAAGTGCAATGTTCCCCGCCGCTAATATTGGTTACGCCCATATTATGCAGACGTTGGCTGGCAATTTGATAAAGATTGCCTAAAAACTTGCCTTCCGTATTGGGATCTGCAATAAAGGCTTGTTTTGCTTTATTATCCTGCGCAACAAATTGTTTCATTACATCCTCACCCACTTGAAAAGCATTGGGGCCGATAGCGGGTCCGAACCAGGCAATAATTTCATCACGGGGGCATTGAAAGCATTTGATCGTTTCTTCCAATATACCGTCGCATAACCCGCGCCAGCCGGCGTGCGCGGCGGCGACTTCAGTCCCCGCTTTGTTGGTAAATAGTACGGGCAGGCAATCCGCCGTCATGACTACGCAAACCTGATTCGGTTGGGCGGTATAAACCGCATCCGCATCAAGATCTGTTCCTTCGAAAGGAAGCGTGATGACACGGATGCTATGGGTTTGAGTTAAGAAAACGGGCAACTGCGGTAGGTTGAAATTTTCCACTAGCAGATTTCGATTAATTTTGACTGCGTTCGGATCGTCACCTACGTGATTGCCCAAATTAAAACTTGTATACGGTTCTTGGCTCACGCCGCCTTGACGATAAGTAGTGAATCCATGGATATTACCGGGCGCAATCCAGTCGGCTTGCAATGCATCCATCATTTTATCCTTCAACATTTAGTAGTCTAATTCATCTTTATGTAATTGATAATCCGCTTTCAACGCATTGACCAGTTCGACAAAATCTTCCGGTAAAGGCGCATGCCATTCCATCAGTTCGCCTGTAATCGGGTGTTCTAAACGTAACATGATTGCATGTAGCGCCTGGCGTTGGAAATTACGCAATACGCTCATAAATTCTTCGCTGGCATTTTTGGGCGGACGAGGGCGCCCGCCGTAAGTTTGATCTCCTAATAACGGATGGGCGATATGGGCCATATGTACTCTGATTTGATGGGTACGACCGGTTTCCAGACGCAAACGTAAGCGGGTGTAATTGCGGAAATGTTCCATTATCCGATAATGAGTTACCGCAGGTTTACCCATAGGATGAACCGCCATAAGGGTGCGCTTGGTGGGGTGGCGGGACATCGGCTCGTCAACGGTACCGCCTTTTGTCATAATGCCGAAAGCAATGGCTTCGTATTCACGGGTAATTTTGCGTTTTTGTAGTGCGCGAACCAATTGTGTTTGTGCGGGAATAGTTTTTGCCACGACCATTAATCCCGTGGTGTCTTTATCCAGACGATGTACGATCCCTGCCCGCGGCACTTCGGTAATTTGCGGATAATGATAAAGCAATGCATTCAGTACCGTACCGTTAGGATTGCCGGCACCGGGATGAACTACAAAATCTTTCGGTTTGTTAATAACTAAAATATCATCGTCTTCATAAACAATATTTAAAGGAATATTTTGAGGCTCAAAGCGGTTTTCATCTTCAATTTCAACGGTAATTTCAACTTGTTCGCCGCCATATACTTTCTCGCGGGGGATATTGGCGACTTTTCCGTTTAACAAAACGAGCTCGTCTTCTATCCAGGTTTTTAAACGGGAGCGGGAATAATCCGGGAACAATTCGGCTAAAGTTTGGTCTAAACGCTGTCCCATTTGATGAGGCTGAACTTCAGCCGACATAGTAATTTGTGCCATAAATATCAAAATTCCATTAATTGAAGTTTGCTTATTTTATAATGTTCTATACAATATCTTAATTATTTCGGGAGCATTGTAACTCACAACACTAAATTTTTATACATAAAAAAGGATTATAGCTTATATGCGTAAATTTAAATCATTGACTCTTATTGCTTTAAGCGTGTTGGTTATCGCAAGTTGTTCGAGTTCGGAAAAACCTGTTGAACAGGCATCGGAGCAAGAATTATTCTCAACAGGAGCTAATTATTTACAAGAGGGTAATTACACTCAGGCTACGCGTTATTTAGAAGCTGTAGATTCACGCTTTCCCGGTAGCTCTTACAGTGAACAGGCTGAATTAAATCTCATCTTTTCTACTTATAAATCTCAAGATTACACAAAAACGCTCACAACTGCGGATCGTTTTTTACAACAATTCCCGCAAAGCCAACATTTAGATTATGTGCTTTATATGGCGGCGTTGACGAATTCCGCTTTAGGCGATAATTTATTCCAGGATTTCTTTGGCGTAGATCGTTCTACCCGGGAAACCACTTCAATGAAAACCGCTTTCAGCAATTTCCAGACCTTAGTGCAAAATTTCCCGAACAGCCCTTATACGCCGGACGCTTTGGCTCGTATGGCTTACATTAAAGACCGCTTAGCCCGTCATGAATTGGAAATTGCCAAATTTTATGCTAAACGCAGTGCTTGGGTTGCGACATCTAACCGTATTACCGGCATGTTGAGAAGCTATCCGGATACGCAAGCTACTTTGGAAGCTCTACCGCTATTACAGGAATCCTATGAAAAAATGGGGTTAACACAATTGGCGAGTCAGGCGGCAACTTTGGTTAAAGCAAATGAAGGCCGTGTAATAAAAGAAGCGGAAAAACCGAAAGAGCCGTTCTTGAGCCTGCCTTCTTGGTTATCATTCGGATCTTCCGATTCCTCCGATAAAGAAAAGGTTGCGACAAAATCCGACGATTCTTTTTTTAGCTGGCCGTCATGGTTGTCATTCGGTTCGAAAGATTAAGGATAAAACCGAATTATTAGATTTTCCGGTATTTTAATAAAACATTCTAAATGCCTGTTTAGCTGATTTAAAGCCGAGTTATTTGTGAGATAACTCGGCTTTTTATATGTTTCAAGTTTGTGAAATTTTTGCGCAAAAAATGGCCTGTAATTTTGTGTAAAAGAGAATTTTAGTCTTATTCAATGCTTTGGTAAATGATTCTAACTTTTTGAAAAATAACTAATTTAAGTTAACTATAAAGAGGTATTATCATGTGGTGAAAATTTTTTATCAGACGGAATGTTAAAAAAATATTGATCAAAAGCAATAATTTGTTATTTAACCATGAAAAATGTATGCGCATTTGCTATTTTTAGCCTTGAGGAACTCTCTTTTTATTAAGTATCACCTTGTTTTTGATGATAAAAATTCTCATTTTTATTGGCAGGGTAGAATTAATAAAAACTTTAAAATTAAATCTAAGATTCTTAACCTTGGTTAAACCTTGAATGGAGTAATTATCGTGAACATACTCAGAAAAACGCTATCTTCTTTAGCGATTGCAGGCTTAGGTTTTGCAATGGCGAATTCGGCGGCAGCTGAAGAAAAAGCTATGGCAACACACCAACAAGCGCAGCAATTACAGCAACCCGCGCCTGAAACAGCAGCAAAACGCGCACCGACTAAAGAAGAATTAACACCAGTTAATCCTAATCTTAAAATTGAAGCGGCAAACGAAAAATTTGCTGCGGATTTCCCAAGACAGTATAACTCCTGGGCGAAAACAGCGGAGCAGACAGAATTCCATAAAGAGGTAGAAGACGATCCTCGTATGATCGTTATGTGGGGCGGTTATGCATTCGCAAAAGAATTTAACTCTCCTCGCGGTCACATTTATGCAGTAACTGATGTACGTAATATTTTACGTACAGGTTCGCCAAAAGATGCTAACGGCGGTCCGCAACCAATGGCTTGCTGGACCTGTAAAGGTCCGGATGTTCCTCGTTTAATTGCCGAATGGGGCGAAGAAGGTTACTTCTCCGGCAAATGGGCAAAAGGCGGCGCTGAAGTTGTAAACAGCATCGGTTGTGCCGACTGTCACGATACTCAATCTCAAGATTTTAAAGACGGTAAACCTGCATTACGCGTTGCCCGTCCGCATGTTTTACGTGCGTTGGATACGGTTGGTAAAACCTTTGCCACTTCCGATCGTACGGATCAACGCGCCGGGGTTTGTGCTAACTGCCACGTTGAATATTATTTCGATAAAAGCACCGGTGCAAACAACGTAGTTTTCCCATGGTATAAAGGTCGCGACGTAGATAGTATCGAAAAATACTACGATGAAATCGGTTTTAAAGACTGGGAACATTCAATTTCTAAAGCGCCAATGTTAAAAGCGCAACACCCTGATTTTGAAACCTGGTCAATGGGTACGCACGGTAAAAACGGCGTAACCTGTGTTGATTGCCACATGGCTAAAACACAAGATAAAGACGGTAAAGTTTATACGGATCACCAAGTTGTGGGTAATCCTGTAAAAGATAACTTCCAAAATACCTGTGCTCGTTGCCATGATCAAAGCCAGGATACTTTAATTAAAACTGTTGAACAGCACAAAGCGGACGTTCGCGAAGTGATGCTTAAACTTGAAGATCAACTTGTTAAGTCTCATTTCGAAGCGAAAACCGCTTGGGATAACGGTGCAACTCAAGAAGAAATGAAAGATGCGCTGCAAGCAATTCGTCACGCTCAATGGCGTTGGGATTTTGCGGCGGCGAGCCACGGTATGCATATGCACGCACCTGATGTAGCATTAAAAATCATTGCCAGCGGTTTAGATCGCGTGGCAGATGCCCGTGCTAAATTAGCCGTTATTCTTTCGAAACACGGCGTTCAACAACCAATCCAATACCCGGATATTTCAACTGCTGAAAAAGCATGGAAAGTAATGGGAATCGATATTGAGAAAGAACGCAAAGAAAAAGAAGAGTTCATTAAAACAGTGATTCCTGAATGGAATAAAGAAGCGATTAGCAAAGGGTTAATTTTAACCGCTCCGCCGACAACACCTGCAAAATAATGACAAAAGCGACCGCACTTTGAGTTTTCCTGAAAAGAACAAAGTCGAAGTGCGGTAACTTAAATCAAAGGATTAAGGTAAATAAGATGAACTCTGTATTGAAAAAATTTGCAAAACTCTCAGCATTGTTCGGAGTGATGCTATTTGCGACAACAGTTCAGGCCGAACAGGCTAAAGTTGACGCGAAGCAAGAGTCTCCGGTGGCTGCTTTTGACCAAACGTTGGACAACGTACGCGATCCTAATAAGTATTGTGCACAATGTCATAACCTTGACACCTCAAAAGACCAGGCTGTGGGTACAAACCATGCGGGTAAATTCCATGGTACTCATTTAACTAAAAACAACCCGGCAACAGGTAAACCTATTACCTGTGTAAGTTGTCACGGTAATATTAGTGAAGATCACCGCAAAGGCGCCAAAGATGTTATGCGTTTTGAAAGTGATATTTTCAGTACTGAACAACCGATGTATTCAGTACAGGAACAAAATCAAGTTTGTTTCTCTTGTCATAAACCGGATGATTTGCGTAAAAAACTTTGGGCTCATGATGTTCACGCAATGAAAGCGCCTTGTGCAAGTTGCCACACATTACATCCCGCTAAAGATGCAATGAAGGATATCGAACCTAAAGAACGTGTGAAAATCTGCGTTGACTGTCATAGCGAACAACGTTTACGTAAAGAAGCCGCAGATGCAGCGCAATCTGCAACCGAACAAAAGGATAAACAATGACAGCTTGCTCACGCCGAAACTTTGTTTCCGGAATGGGTGCGTTAATCCTCACAACGGGAACATCAGTTAAATTATCGGCACAAGGTGAAAAGCCTAACGAAACGGCGCCAAAACGCTATGCAATGGTACATGACGAAACTTCATGTATCGGTTGTACGGCCTGTATGGATGCCTGCCGTGAGACTAACCAAGTGCCAGAAGGTGTTTCTCGTTTGGAAATTCTCCGTAGCGAGCCTCATGGCGAATTTCCGAACCAGGAATATGAATTTTTCCGTCAATCTTGTCAACATTGCACTAACGCGCCTTGTGTGGCGGTATGTCCGACAGGTGCTTCGTTCATTGACCCTGAAACGGGTATTGTTGATGTAAACAAAGATCTTTGCGTAGGTTGCCAATATTGTATCGCCGTATGTCCTTATCGCGTACGTTTTATTCATCCGGTGCATAAAACTGCCGATAAATGTAATTTCTGCCGCGATACCAATCTTGCAGCAGGCAAACAACCGGCTTGTGTTGAAGCTTGCCCGACTAAAGCATTAACCTTTGGTGATATGAATGATCCAAATAGCGCGGTCGCACGTAAAGTAAGAGAAAATCCGGTGTATCGTACCAAATTAACATTAGGTACCGAGCCGAATCTTTACCATATCCCATTTGCAAAAGGAGAGCATAGATAATGAGTACATTAACCTATCCTGTGCCTTTTCATACGCCTGATCTTGTATGGGATTCCTCTATTGCGATTTACCTGTTTTTGCTGGGTATTTCTTCCGGTGCGGTACAGTTAGCGATCGCTTATCGCCGCTCCCACAAGTTGGAAAAACCAAGTGAAAACTGGATTGTTCGTAGTGCCGCGGTATTGGGAACGATACCGACCCTAATCGGTTTGACTTTATTGATTTTCCATTTGGCACGACCTTGGACGTTCTGGAAATTGATGTTTAATTATCAATTTAATTCCGTGATGTCGATGGGGGTTATGCTTTTCCAAGTCTATATGCTGTTTATGGTAATTTGGATTGCGGTACTCTTTAAAGCCGAAATCGATAACCTAATTAAGAAATTTGTGCCGAAGTTACGGTTCGTAACCAATATTATCGGCGCTTGTGAACGCATTTTTAGTGCCGCCGAAGTAATTCTGTTTATTTTAGCCGCAGTATTAGGCGCTTATACCGGTTTCTTGTTATCGGCATTAATCAGTTACCCAATGTTGAATAACCCGGTATTGCCGGCATTATTCCTCGCATCGGGAACCTCATCCGGCATTGCCGCCACATTCCTGTGTATTTTAATCGCAGGTAAACTTAAAGGCGACAGCCATGAAGTGCATTATATCCATAAATTCGAAGTGCCGATTATGGTAACCGAATTGGGTTTAATCGTCTGCTTCTTCGTAGGCTTGTACTTTGGCGGCGGTCAAAAGGTCGTTGCCTTGCAGAATGCCCTTTCCGGCTTCTGGGGCGCGGTGTTCTGGATTGGCGTTATGTTGATTGGTATTATGATTCCGCTAATCGCAAACTTATTTGCCAGCGATAAATGGAAATATAATGCGAAATTTATCATTTTAGTGTCAATTTTTGACTTAATCGGTGTGCTTTGCCTGCGTTACTTTATTTTATACGCCGGCCAACTAACCATCGCAATGTAAGTTTACTTTCTGTAGAATAAAGGCGTATTTCGGTACGCCTTTTATTATTTTTCTTTTATTT
This window harbors:
- the pgeF gene encoding peptidoglycan editing factor PgeF; amino-acid sequence: MDALQADWIAPGNIHGFTTYRQGGVSQEPYTSFNLGNHVGDDPNAVKINRNLLVENFNLPQLPVFLTQTHSIRVITLPFEGTDLDADAVYTAQPNQVCVVMTADCLPVLFTNKAGTEVAAAHAGWRGLCDGILEETIKCFQCPRDEIIAWFGPAIGPNAFQVGEDVMKQFVAQDNKAKQAFIADPNTEGKFLGNLYQIASQRLHNMGVTNISGGEHCTYEEQDKFFSFRRDINTGRMATVIWFE
- the rluD gene encoding 23S rRNA pseudouridine(1911/1915/1917) synthase RluD; protein product: MAQITMSAEVQPHQMGQRLDQTLAELFPDYSRSRLKTWIEDELVLLNGKVANIPREKVYGGEQVEITVEIEDENRFEPQNIPLNIVYEDDDILVINKPKDFVVHPGAGNPNGTVLNALLYHYPQITEVPRAGIVHRLDKDTTGLMVVAKTIPAQTQLVRALQKRKITREYEAIAFGIMTKGGTVDEPMSRHPTKRTLMAVHPMGKPAVTHYRIMEHFRNYTRLRLRLETGRTHQIRVHMAHIAHPLLGDQTYGGRPRPPKNASEEFMSVLRNFQRQALHAIMLRLEHPITGELMEWHAPLPEDFVELVNALKADYQLHKDELDY
- the plsY gene encoding glycerol-3-phosphate 1-O-acyltransferase PlsY codes for the protein MSFFAILYMLATYFLGSISSAILICRLVGLPDPRQSGSGNPGATNVLRIGGRWAALAVLIFDILKGMIPVWCGYYLGLTPFELGMVALSACLGHIFPIYFKFRGGKGVATAFGAIAPISWGIAGAMLGTWGIIFLLSGYSSLSAVIAALVTPFYVWWIRPEFTFPVALVCCLLVYRHHENIQRLWRGQEDKVWAKFKKKEDSQGE
- the nrfB gene encoding cytochrome c nitrite reductase pentaheme subunit — its product is MNSVLKKFAKLSALFGVMLFATTVQAEQAKVDAKQESPVAAFDQTLDNVRDPNKYCAQCHNLDTSKDQAVGTNHAGKFHGTHLTKNNPATGKPITCVSCHGNISEDHRKGAKDVMRFESDIFSTEQPMYSVQEQNQVCFSCHKPDDLRKKLWAHDVHAMKAPCASCHTLHPAKDAMKDIEPKERVKICVDCHSEQRLRKEAADAAQSATEQKDKQ
- a CDS encoding outer membrane protein assembly factor BamD, yielding MRKFKSLTLIALSVLVIASCSSSEKPVEQASEQELFSTGANYLQEGNYTQATRYLEAVDSRFPGSSYSEQAELNLIFSTYKSQDYTKTLTTADRFLQQFPQSQHLDYVLYMAALTNSALGDNLFQDFFGVDRSTRETTSMKTAFSNFQTLVQNFPNSPYTPDALARMAYIKDRLARHELEIAKFYAKRSAWVATSNRITGMLRSYPDTQATLEALPLLQESYEKMGLTQLASQAATLVKANEGRVIKEAEKPKEPFLSLPSWLSFGSSDSSDKEKVATKSDDSFFSWPSWLSFGSKD
- the folB gene encoding dihydroneopterin aldolase, encoding MIDRIFIEELTVFAQIGVYDWEQQIKQRLIFDIEMAWDSSKAAETDNVSYCLNYAEVSQFIIQYIQSKPFLLIERVANEVAEQLQKEFGIKWIKLKLSKPKAVAEARNVGIIIERGQC
- the nrfA gene encoding ammonia-forming nitrite reductase cytochrome c552 subunit, with the translated sequence MNILRKTLSSLAIAGLGFAMANSAAAEEKAMATHQQAQQLQQPAPETAAKRAPTKEELTPVNPNLKIEAANEKFAADFPRQYNSWAKTAEQTEFHKEVEDDPRMIVMWGGYAFAKEFNSPRGHIYAVTDVRNILRTGSPKDANGGPQPMACWTCKGPDVPRLIAEWGEEGYFSGKWAKGGAEVVNSIGCADCHDTQSQDFKDGKPALRVARPHVLRALDTVGKTFATSDRTDQRAGVCANCHVEYYFDKSTGANNVVFPWYKGRDVDSIEKYYDEIGFKDWEHSISKAPMLKAQHPDFETWSMGTHGKNGVTCVDCHMAKTQDKDGKVYTDHQVVGNPVKDNFQNTCARCHDQSQDTLIKTVEQHKADVREVMLKLEDQLVKSHFEAKTAWDNGATQEEMKDALQAIRHAQWRWDFAAASHGMHMHAPDVALKIIASGLDRVADARAKLAVILSKHGVQQPIQYPDISTAEKAWKVMGIDIEKERKEKEEFIKTVIPEWNKEAISKGLILTAPPTTPAK
- the nrfC gene encoding cytochrome c nitrite reductase Fe-S protein, which produces MTACSRRNFVSGMGALILTTGTSVKLSAQGEKPNETAPKRYAMVHDETSCIGCTACMDACRETNQVPEGVSRLEILRSEPHGEFPNQEYEFFRQSCQHCTNAPCVAVCPTGASFIDPETGIVDVNKDLCVGCQYCIAVCPYRVRFIHPVHKTADKCNFCRDTNLAAGKQPACVEACPTKALTFGDMNDPNSAVARKVRENPVYRTKLTLGTEPNLYHIPFAKGEHR
- a CDS encoding DMT family transporter, giving the protein MPHFTQSKGYGYFCLILATFFWGGNYMFGRILSHVIPPIILNYLRWLPAAIILLLLFAKYLPQQRHIIRKNWQILTALALLGVLIFPVFLYQGLQTTTALNASIYLAVVPIVVMFLNRICFKDTIRFPVFIGALISFIGVLWLLSHGDLSRLLTFNVNQGDLWAIGSAVSWSVYCSIIRLRPKEIGNSVMLTAQVGIAMIIFTPVFLSQLNTENLQIISELTYGQWMIILYLIIGPSILSYGFWNYGMTIVGGTKGAAFTNATPLFAAALGILVLGEQLHGYHLISSLLIVIGLTLCNKK
- the nrfD gene encoding cytochrome c nitrite reductase subunit NrfD, which produces MSTLTYPVPFHTPDLVWDSSIAIYLFLLGISSGAVQLAIAYRRSHKLEKPSENWIVRSAAVLGTIPTLIGLTLLIFHLARPWTFWKLMFNYQFNSVMSMGVMLFQVYMLFMVIWIAVLFKAEIDNLIKKFVPKLRFVTNIIGACERIFSAAEVILFILAAVLGAYTGFLLSALISYPMLNNPVLPALFLASGTSSGIAATFLCILIAGKLKGDSHEVHYIHKFEVPIMVTELGLIVCFFVGLYFGGGQKVVALQNALSGFWGAVFWIGVMLIGIMIPLIANLFASDKWKYNAKFIILVSIFDLIGVLCLRYFILYAGQLTIAM